In one window of Agromyces badenianii DNA:
- the glmU gene encoding bifunctional UDP-N-acetylglucosamine diphosphorylase/glucosamine-1-phosphate N-acetyltransferase GlmU: protein MTDQNLAIIVLAAGQGTRMKSAVPKLLHPLAGAPIVAHVLATARALDAEHIVAVVRHERDLVAAVIEAELPGTVIVDQDEIPGTGRAVEQAIAAIPADFGGEVLVLNGDVPLLNADTLAAFLEQHRADAAAASVLSAVYDDPSGYGRIVRDTAGRFDRIVEQKDASDDERAIAEINAGIYAFGAAALRDQLANLTTDNAQGEKYLTDVIGLLRAAGSEVEAVPVSEPWLVAGINDRAQLSETAARLNALIVRGWQLSGVTIEDPATTWIDLAVRIERDVTIRPGTQLKGATAIATGAIIGPDTTLRDCEIGENADVKRTDATLAVVGPGASVGPFSFLRPGTVLGADGKIGAFVETKNADIGAGSKVPHLSYIGDTTIGEHSNVGAGSITANYDGVSKHRTEIGSHVRTGSHGVFVAPVRIADGVYTGAGTVVRKDVPMGALAVNVAPQRNIEGWVQKHRAGTAAAEAADGAVVASGPAAD from the coding sequence ATGACCGACCAGAACCTTGCCATCATCGTCCTCGCCGCCGGGCAGGGCACACGCATGAAGTCCGCGGTGCCGAAGCTCCTGCACCCGCTCGCCGGAGCGCCGATCGTCGCCCACGTGCTCGCCACGGCGCGCGCGCTCGACGCGGAGCACATCGTCGCCGTGGTGCGCCACGAACGCGACCTCGTCGCCGCGGTGATCGAGGCCGAACTGCCGGGCACCGTGATCGTCGACCAAGACGAGATTCCGGGCACGGGCCGCGCCGTCGAGCAGGCGATCGCCGCGATCCCCGCCGATTTCGGTGGTGAGGTGCTCGTGCTGAACGGCGACGTGCCGCTCCTGAACGCCGACACGCTCGCCGCGTTCCTCGAACAGCACCGGGCGGATGCTGCGGCGGCATCCGTGCTCTCCGCGGTCTACGACGACCCCTCCGGTTACGGCCGCATCGTGCGCGACACCGCCGGCCGCTTCGACCGCATCGTCGAGCAGAAGGACGCGAGCGACGACGAGCGCGCCATCGCCGAGATCAACGCGGGCATCTACGCCTTCGGTGCAGCGGCGCTCCGCGACCAGCTCGCGAACCTCACGACCGACAACGCGCAGGGCGAGAAGTACCTCACCGACGTGATCGGCCTGCTCCGCGCAGCGGGGTCCGAGGTCGAGGCGGTGCCGGTCTCCGAGCCGTGGCTCGTCGCCGGCATCAACGACCGGGCCCAGCTCTCCGAGACCGCGGCCCGGCTGAACGCCCTCATCGTGCGCGGCTGGCAGCTGAGCGGCGTCACCATCGAAGACCCCGCGACGACGTGGATCGATCTCGCCGTGCGCATCGAGCGCGATGTGACCATTCGCCCCGGCACGCAGCTGAAGGGGGCGACCGCCATCGCCACCGGAGCCATCATCGGGCCCGATACGACCCTCCGCGACTGCGAGATCGGCGAGAACGCCGACGTGAAGCGCACGGACGCCACCCTCGCGGTCGTCGGCCCCGGGGCATCCGTCGGCCCGTTCTCGTTCCTGCGGCCGGGCACCGTGCTCGGCGCCGACGGCAAGATCGGGGCCTTCGTCGAGACGAAGAACGCCGACATCGGCGCGGGCAGCAAGGTGCCGCACCTCTCGTACATCGGCGACACGACGATCGGCGAGCACTCGAACGTCGGCGCCGGTTCCATCACGGCCAACTACGACGGGGTGAGCAAGCACCGCACCGAGATCGGCTCGCACGTGCGCACCGGGTCGCACGGGGTGTTCGTCGCGCCCGTTAGGATTGCTGACGGGGTCTATACGGGCGCCGGAACCGTCGTCCGCAAAGACGTTCCCATGGGTGCGCTCGCCGTGAACGTGGCCCCGCAACGCAATATCGAGGGATGGGTCCAGAAGCACCGAGCAGGTACCGCGGCTGCAGAGGCAGCTGATGGCGCCGTCGTGGCCTCCGGCCCCGCCGCCGACTGA
- a CDS encoding TatD family hydrolase, with product MTAASPDHLRTRSDGGRAAEYPPAPEPLPLVVYDNHTHLEIADGALPIDVHEHLERAASVGVAGAVQVGTDVATSRWSAEVAAREPRLLAAVALHPNEAPELEASGTLDDALAVIDELAAQPRVRAIGETGLDFFRTGEDGRSAQFRSFEAHLDIAKRHGLALQIHDRDAHDDVVATLRRVGAPDRTVFHCFSGGEELARLAADAGWYLSFAGNVTFKNAENLRQALRVAPRERILVETDAPYLTPVPLRGRPNAPYLVPHTVRFMAEALGTDLDGFCEQLAANTERVYGSWHDEPVVGPAEANGRRSRAVGRAADGGAEA from the coding sequence GTGACGGCGGCGTCGCCCGATCACCTGCGCACGAGGTCCGACGGCGGCCGCGCCGCCGAGTATCCGCCGGCGCCCGAGCCGCTGCCGCTCGTCGTCTACGACAACCACACGCACCTCGAGATCGCCGACGGGGCGCTCCCGATCGACGTGCACGAGCACCTCGAGCGGGCGGCATCGGTCGGGGTCGCCGGGGCCGTGCAGGTCGGCACGGATGTCGCGACGAGCCGCTGGTCGGCCGAGGTCGCCGCTCGCGAGCCGAGACTCCTCGCCGCGGTCGCACTGCACCCGAACGAGGCGCCCGAGCTCGAGGCATCCGGCACCCTCGACGACGCGCTCGCGGTGATCGACGAACTCGCCGCCCAGCCGCGCGTGCGCGCGATCGGTGAGACCGGGCTCGACTTCTTCCGCACCGGGGAAGACGGCAGGAGCGCCCAGTTCCGGTCGTTCGAGGCGCACCTCGACATCGCGAAGCGGCACGGGCTGGCCCTGCAGATCCACGACCGCGACGCGCACGACGACGTCGTGGCGACGCTGCGCCGCGTCGGTGCGCCCGATCGCACGGTCTTCCACTGCTTCTCGGGGGGCGAGGAGCTCGCCCGGCTCGCGGCCGACGCGGGCTGGTACCTCTCCTTCGCCGGCAATGTCACGTTCAAGAACGCCGAGAATCTCCGTCAGGCGCTCAGGGTCGCCCCGCGCGAGCGGATCCTCGTCGAGACGGATGCCCCGTACCTCACGCCGGTGCCGCTCCGCGGACGCCCGAATGCGCCGTATCTCGTGCCGCACACCGTGCGATTCATGGCCGAGGCGCTCGGCACCGATCTGGACGGATTCTGCGAACAGCTTGCGGCCAACACCGAGCGCGTGTATGGCTCGTGGCATGATGAGCCCGTGGTGGGGCCAGCAGAAGCGAACGGGCGACGCAGCCGGGCAGTCGGCCGTGCGGCCGACGGGGGCGCAGAGGCGTGA
- a CDS encoding DUF4287 domain-containing protein, translated as MGTDMGSRGVGAHADGVGDDALASATGRSRDDWFALLDAAGATGWKHRATATWLVAEHGVDPWWAQAVTVGYEQARGTRQPGQRQDGTFEVSVSRTVAAEVEPALRALAEVVTARTGVEPLALNLAAKHPTARFPLEGGEFVLASATARGAGKTSLNLVRGRMTSGDRLAEAKATLRSWLESVAVGPVG; from the coding sequence GTGGGGACGGACATGGGGAGCCGAGGGGTCGGGGCGCACGCCGACGGCGTCGGCGACGACGCCCTCGCGAGTGCGACGGGCCGATCGCGCGACGACTGGTTCGCGCTCCTCGATGCGGCCGGCGCGACCGGCTGGAAGCACCGGGCGACGGCCACCTGGCTCGTGGCCGAGCACGGCGTCGATCCGTGGTGGGCGCAGGCCGTCACCGTCGGGTACGAGCAGGCACGCGGCACCCGGCAGCCCGGCCAGCGTCAAGACGGCACGTTCGAGGTGAGCGTCAGCCGCACGGTCGCCGCCGAGGTCGAACCGGCATTGCGAGCGCTCGCCGAGGTCGTCACCGCTCGAACCGGGGTCGAACCCCTCGCCCTGAACCTCGCCGCGAAGCATCCGACCGCCAGGTTCCCGCTCGAGGGCGGCGAGTTCGTGCTCGCCTCGGCGACGGCGCGCGGGGCGGGCAAGACCTCGCTCAATCTCGTCCGCGGGCGGATGACGAGCGGCGACCGCCTGGCCGAGGCGAAGGCGACACTTCGGAGCTGGCTCGAATCGGTGGCCGTCGGGCCGGTCGGTTAG
- a CDS encoding MetQ/NlpA family ABC transporter substrate-binding protein: protein MSQHSSRHTKLIAALAAVPLIFGLAGCATPAAGEGGEASNEVITIGVVGKADPQWTAFEEAAADEGIEIEIVDFSDYAQPNPATTEGELDLNQFQHIVYLADYNVSSGEDLTPIGATAIYPLGLYSTKYDSVKDIPAGATVAVPNDASNQARALLVLQSAGLIELSSGGTIFSDLADIDESASKVKVTALEASLTPTSLPDLAAAVINNDFVEDAGLTFDDAIAKDDASDPNALPYVNIFATRAADKDNATYLKLVEIFQTDPEVQAGLIESSGGTGVAVQTPVADLEKSLAKVEADTKAAKG, encoded by the coding sequence ATGTCACAGCACTCGTCACGTCACACCAAGCTCATCGCCGCGCTCGCCGCAGTGCCGCTCATCTTCGGTCTCGCCGGGTGCGCCACGCCGGCCGCCGGTGAAGGCGGAGAGGCCTCGAACGAGGTCATCACGATCGGCGTCGTCGGCAAGGCCGACCCCCAGTGGACCGCCTTCGAGGAGGCCGCCGCTGACGAGGGCATCGAGATCGAGATCGTCGACTTCTCCGACTACGCGCAGCCGAACCCGGCGACGACGGAGGGCGAGCTCGACCTCAACCAGTTCCAGCACATCGTCTACCTCGCCGACTACAACGTCTCGAGCGGCGAAGACCTGACGCCGATCGGTGCGACCGCGATCTACCCGCTCGGCCTCTACTCGACGAAGTACGACTCGGTGAAGGACATTCCCGCCGGTGCGACCGTCGCCGTGCCGAACGACGCGTCGAACCAGGCGCGTGCGCTGCTCGTGCTGCAGTCGGCCGGCCTCATCGAGCTTTCGAGCGGCGGCACGATCTTCTCCGACCTCGCCGACATCGACGAGTCGGCGTCGAAGGTGAAGGTCACCGCGCTCGAGGCCTCGCTCACGCCGACCTCGCTGCCCGACCTCGCCGCTGCCGTCATCAACAACGACTTCGTCGAAGACGCGGGCCTCACCTTCGACGACGCGATCGCGAAAGACGACGCGAGCGACCCCAACGCCCTGCCGTACGTCAACATCTTCGCGACCCGCGCGGCCGACAAGGACAACGCGACCTACCTGAAGCTCGTCGAGATCTTCCAGACCGACCCCGAGGTGCAGGCAGGCCTCATCGAGTCGTCGGGCGGCACCGGCGTCGCGGTGCAGACCCCCGTCGCCGACCTCGAGAAGTCCCTCGCCAAGGTCGAGGCCGACACCAAGGCCGCCAAGGGCTGA
- a CDS encoding methionine ABC transporter permease gives MDRLFELGSEFWVAAAETLYMVGLTLVFGGIAGLLLGTVLYTTRPGSLLSNRAVFNVVNVVINFFRPIPFIIFIAAVQPLSRIVIGTGIGNDALVFALSIAASFAIARIVEQNLLTVTPGVIEAARAMGAGPFRILRTVVLPEALGPLILGYTFVLVAIIDMTAVAGLIGGGGLGNFAQVYGYRQFEPVITWAAVILIVVFVQCAQFLGNWLARKVMRR, from the coding sequence ATGGATCGCCTCTTCGAACTCGGCAGCGAGTTCTGGGTCGCCGCAGCCGAGACCCTCTACATGGTGGGGCTCACTCTCGTCTTCGGCGGCATCGCCGGACTCCTCCTCGGCACGGTGCTCTACACGACGCGGCCCGGCAGCCTGCTGTCGAATCGCGCGGTGTTCAACGTCGTGAACGTCGTCATCAACTTCTTCCGGCCGATTCCGTTCATCATCTTCATCGCCGCGGTGCAACCGCTCTCGCGGATCGTGATCGGCACCGGCATCGGCAACGACGCCCTCGTGTTCGCGCTCTCGATCGCGGCGTCCTTCGCGATCGCCCGCATCGTCGAGCAGAACCTGCTCACGGTCACCCCGGGCGTCATCGAGGCGGCCCGCGCGATGGGGGCCGGCCCCTTCCGCATCCTGCGCACCGTCGTGCTGCCCGAGGCGCTCGGGCCGCTCATCCTCGGCTACACCTTCGTGCTCGTCGCGATCATCGACATGACGGCCGTCGCCGGCCTCATCGGCGGCGGCGGACTCGGCAACTTCGCCCAGGTCTACGGCTACCGCCAGTTCGAGCCGGTGATCACGTGGGCGGCCGTCATCCTGATCGTCGTGTTCGTGCAGTGCGCGCAGTTCCTCGGCAACTGGCTCGCCCGCAAGGTCATGCGGCGGTAG
- a CDS encoding MarR family winged helix-turn-helix transcriptional regulator, producing MTDADEVDRIVDDWERERPDLDFSPLQVLSRVARLSKHLDRARRQAFARSELESSEFDVLSALRRAGTPYRLSPKQLLQQTLVSSGTMTNRIDRLVERGLVNRQTDPNDGRGILVEMTSAGLTRVDAAITRLVDAEAELLRSLPAAEQKRLADLLRKLSLGFD from the coding sequence ATGACGGATGCTGACGAGGTCGACCGGATCGTCGACGACTGGGAACGCGAGCGCCCCGACCTCGATTTCTCCCCGCTCCAGGTGCTCTCGCGCGTCGCGCGGCTCTCGAAGCACCTCGACCGTGCGAGACGGCAGGCCTTCGCCCGTTCGGAACTCGAGTCGTCGGAGTTCGACGTGCTCTCGGCCCTCCGCCGCGCCGGTACGCCGTACCGCCTCTCACCGAAGCAGTTGCTGCAGCAGACGCTCGTCTCGAGCGGCACGATGACGAACCGCATCGACCGGCTGGTCGAACGGGGCCTCGTCAACCGGCAGACCGACCCGAACGACGGGCGCGGCATCCTCGTCGAGATGACCTCGGCGGGGCTCACCCGCGTCGATGCCGCGATCACGCGCCTCGTCGACGCCGAGGCGGAGCTGCTCAGGAGCCTGCCCGCGGCGGAGCAGAAGCGGCTCGCCGACCTGCTCAGGAAGCTCAGCCTCGGGTTCGACTGA
- a CDS encoding ABC-F family ATP-binding cassette domain-containing protein, which produces MAHLLGAERLHLEFPTRVVFDEVTLGIDEGDRIGVVGRNGDGKSTLLKLLDGRMTPDGGRVTHRRGIRIGTLDQADVVDPGKTVAEFVVGGIEEHVWAGDAKVRDVIAGLLGDVPWHGQIANLSGGQRRRVGLASLLVGDWDVVLLDEPTNHLDVEGIAWLAGHLKRRWPADSGALVVVTHDRWFLDEVCTDTWEVHDGIVEPFEGGYAAYVLQRVERDRSAAASEAKRQNLMRKELAWLRRGAPARTSKPKFRIDAANELIANEPPVRNKVELDRLAVSRLGKDVVDLIDVTVEFPVADAAAGAPETRTVLRDIEWRIAPGERTGILGVNGAGKSTLLGLVTGAVQPTSGRVKRGKTVRIATLSQELNELTEWAEQRVSAVVAEQRTSYQVGDKEMTPGQLLERLGFTTAQLSTPVKNLSGGQKRRLQLLLILLQEPNVLILDEPTNDLDTDMLAAIEDLLDSWPGTLLVVSHDRYLIERVTDRQFAILDGHLRDLPRGVEQYLELRRATDAATPTSSATGAPAAPAGASAPVGTGAAPLAGADRRAAEKELAAIDRKLEKLSAQIAEQHEKLALHDQGDYVGLGALGDVLRELEASVADLETRWLEVSESLES; this is translated from the coding sequence ATGGCACATCTTCTCGGCGCCGAGCGCCTGCACCTCGAATTCCCGACGCGCGTCGTCTTCGACGAGGTCACCCTCGGCATCGACGAGGGCGACCGCATCGGCGTCGTCGGCCGCAACGGCGACGGCAAGTCCACGCTCCTGAAGCTCCTCGACGGCCGCATGACCCCCGATGGCGGCCGGGTGACGCACCGCCGCGGCATCCGCATCGGCACGCTCGACCAGGCCGATGTCGTCGATCCCGGCAAGACGGTGGCGGAGTTCGTCGTCGGCGGCATCGAAGAGCACGTTTGGGCGGGCGACGCGAAGGTGCGCGATGTCATCGCCGGCCTCCTCGGCGACGTGCCGTGGCACGGGCAGATCGCGAACCTCTCGGGCGGGCAGCGCCGGCGCGTCGGGCTCGCATCGCTGCTCGTCGGCGACTGGGACGTCGTCCTCCTCGACGAGCCCACCAACCACCTCGACGTCGAGGGCATCGCCTGGCTCGCCGGGCACCTGAAGCGCCGGTGGCCGGCCGACTCCGGCGCGCTCGTCGTCGTGACCCACGACCGGTGGTTCCTCGACGAGGTGTGCACCGACACGTGGGAGGTGCACGACGGCATCGTCGAGCCCTTCGAGGGCGGCTACGCGGCCTACGTGCTGCAACGGGTCGAACGCGATCGCTCCGCCGCGGCATCCGAGGCGAAGCGCCAGAACCTCATGCGCAAGGAGCTCGCGTGGCTGCGCCGCGGCGCGCCGGCCCGCACCTCGAAGCCGAAGTTCCGCATCGACGCGGCGAACGAGCTCATCGCGAACGAGCCGCCGGTGCGCAACAAGGTCGAGCTCGACCGTCTCGCCGTCTCGAGGCTCGGCAAAGACGTCGTCGACCTGATCGACGTCACCGTCGAGTTCCCAGTGGCGGATGCCGCGGCCGGCGCCCCCGAGACGCGCACGGTGCTCCGTGACATCGAGTGGCGCATCGCCCCTGGTGAGCGCACCGGCATCCTCGGCGTCAACGGCGCCGGCAAGTCCACCCTGCTCGGGCTCGTGACCGGCGCGGTGCAGCCGACGAGCGGGCGGGTCAAGCGCGGCAAGACGGTGCGCATCGCCACCCTCAGCCAAGAGCTGAACGAACTCACCGAGTGGGCCGAGCAGCGGGTCTCGGCGGTCGTCGCCGAGCAGCGCACGAGCTATCAGGTCGGCGACAAGGAGATGACGCCCGGGCAGCTGCTCGAGCGGCTCGGTTTCACGACGGCGCAGCTGTCGACTCCCGTGAAGAACCTGTCGGGCGGGCAGAAGCGGCGCCTGCAGCTGCTCCTGATCCTGCTGCAGGAACCGAACGTGCTGATCCTCGACGAGCCGACGAACGACCTCGACACCGACATGCTCGCCGCGATCGAGGACCTGCTCGACTCGTGGCCGGGCACCCTCCTCGTCGTCTCGCACGACCGGTATCTCATCGAGCGCGTCACCGACCGCCAGTTCGCCATCCTCGACGGCCACCTGCGCGACCTCCCGCGGGGCGTCGAGCAGTATCTCGAGCTGCGCAGGGCGACGGATGCCGCTACGCCGACCTCTTCCGCGACCGGCGCGCCAGCTGCGCCCGCCGGGGCGAGCGCGCCCGTCGGCACCGGAGCGGCTCCACTCGCGGGAGCCGATCGTCGAGCCGCCGAGAAGGAGCTCGCCGCGATCGACCGCAAGCTCGAGAAGCTGTCGGCGCAGATCGCCGAGCAGCACGAGAAGCTCGCGCTCCACGACCAGGGCGACTATGTCGGGCTGGGGGCGCTCGGCGACGTACTGCGGGAGCTCGAGGCATCCGTCGCCGACCTCGAGACCCGCTGGCTCGAAGTTTCCGAGTCATTGGAGTCGTGA
- the rsmA gene encoding 16S rRNA (adenine(1518)-N(6)/adenine(1519)-N(6))-dimethyltransferase RsmA gives MNAHRHEAEGVDVAPRLLGPAEIRDLAELLDVTPTKKLGQNFVHDGNTVRRIVQTAGVRPGETVLEIGPGLGSLTLGLLEAGASVVAVEIDKRLAAQLPHTADIMQPGTSLTVVTGDAMRVTELPGIPTRLVANLPYNISVPVLLHLLEHFDSMQSGIVMVQAEVGYRLAAEPGSKVYGAPSVKAAWYGRWRTAGQVSRMVFWPVPNVDSVLVGFERGDAPGTEAERVATFALVDAAFQQRRKMLRQSLSTVLGGGSARATAVLESAGVDPQARGEQLTVADFLRIARAA, from the coding sequence GTGAACGCGCACCGGCATGAGGCCGAGGGCGTCGACGTCGCCCCGCGCCTGCTCGGCCCGGCCGAGATCCGCGATCTCGCCGAGCTGCTCGACGTCACGCCGACGAAGAAGCTCGGCCAGAACTTCGTGCACGACGGCAACACCGTGCGCCGCATCGTGCAGACCGCGGGCGTGCGACCCGGCGAGACGGTGCTCGAGATCGGTCCGGGCCTCGGGTCGTTGACGCTGGGCCTCCTCGAGGCCGGGGCATCCGTCGTCGCCGTCGAGATCGACAAGCGCCTCGCCGCCCAGCTGCCGCACACCGCCGACATCATGCAGCCGGGCACCTCGCTCACGGTCGTGACCGGCGACGCGATGCGCGTCACCGAGCTGCCCGGCATCCCGACCCGACTCGTCGCGAACCTCCCGTACAACATCTCGGTGCCCGTGCTCCTGCACCTGCTCGAGCACTTCGACTCGATGCAGTCGGGCATCGTGATGGTGCAGGCCGAGGTCGGCTACCGCCTCGCGGCAGAGCCCGGTTCGAAGGTCTACGGCGCCCCGAGCGTCAAGGCGGCCTGGTACGGCCGTTGGCGCACCGCGGGTCAGGTCTCCCGCATGGTGTTCTGGCCGGTGCCGAACGTCGACTCCGTGCTCGTCGGCTTTGAGCGAGGGGATGCCCCCGGCACCGAGGCCGAACGCGTCGCCACGTTCGCGCTCGTCGACGCGGCATTCCAGCAGCGGCGCAAGATGCTGCGTCAATCGCTGTCGACGGTGCTCGGCGGCGGCTCCGCGCGGGCCACGGCCGTGCTGGAGTCCGCCGGCGTCGATCCGCAGGCACGCGGCGAGCAGCTCACCGTCGCGGACTTCCTCCGCATCGCCCGCGCGGCCTGA
- a CDS encoding methionine ABC transporter ATP-binding protein translates to MALVALRNVTKTYPASEKGGAPVVAIDGVSLEVEPGDVYGIIGYSGAGKSTLVRLVNALEPATSGSIEVDGREITTMPERELRGIRLGIGMIFQQFNLFNSKTVWANIAYPLTVAGATKAEIAARVTELLEFVGLADKAKNYPDQLSGGQKQRVGIARALATSPRLLLADEATSALDPETTGEVLELLKRVNREFGVTIIVITHEMDVIQSIATKVAVMDGGRVIEHGDVFDVFSNPQNPSSQRFVATVVKGIPSPAELAVLRERHEGRIVTISFRDGDASQAAVFVALATAGVEFELVYGGINDIQGRAFGHLTLAIRGADAAVDTVLAEISARVDVTEVS, encoded by the coding sequence ATGGCGCTCGTCGCCCTGCGCAACGTCACCAAGACGTACCCGGCATCCGAGAAGGGCGGCGCGCCGGTCGTCGCGATCGACGGTGTGAGCCTCGAGGTGGAGCCCGGTGACGTCTACGGCATCATCGGCTACTCGGGGGCCGGCAAGTCCACGCTCGTGCGACTCGTGAACGCGCTCGAGCCCGCGACGTCGGGCTCGATCGAGGTCGACGGCCGCGAGATCACCACGATGCCCGAACGCGAACTGCGCGGCATCCGACTCGGCATCGGCATGATCTTCCAGCAGTTCAACCTCTTCAACTCGAAGACGGTGTGGGCCAACATCGCCTACCCGCTGACGGTCGCCGGGGCCACGAAGGCGGAGATCGCGGCGCGGGTCACCGAACTGCTCGAGTTCGTCGGCCTCGCCGACAAGGCGAAGAACTACCCCGACCAGCTCTCGGGCGGGCAGAAGCAGCGCGTCGGCATCGCCCGCGCGCTCGCCACCTCACCGCGGCTGTTGCTCGCCGACGAGGCCACGAGCGCACTCGACCCCGAGACCACGGGGGAGGTGCTCGAACTCCTGAAGCGCGTGAACCGCGAGTTCGGCGTGACGATCATCGTGATCACCCACGAGATGGACGTGATCCAGTCGATCGCGACGAAGGTCGCGGTCATGGACGGCGGCCGGGTCATCGAGCACGGCGACGTCTTCGACGTCTTCTCGAATCCGCAGAACCCGTCGTCGCAGCGCTTCGTCGCGACCGTCGTCAAGGGCATCCCGTCGCCGGCTGAGCTCGCGGTGCTGCGCGAGCGGCACGAGGGCCGCATCGTCACGATCTCGTTCCGCGACGGCGACGCATCGCAGGCCGCCGTCTTCGTGGCACTCGCGACCGCCGGCGTCGAGTTCGAGCTCGTCTACGGCGGCATCAACGACATCCAGGGCCGGGCCTTCGGTCACCTCACCCTCGCGATCAGGGGCGCGGATGCCGCGGTCGACACCGTGCTCGCCGAGATATCCGCCCGTGTCGACGTGACGGAGGTGTCGTGA
- a CDS encoding 4-(cytidine 5'-diphospho)-2-C-methyl-D-erythritol kinase, which translates to MTIAATDEAVHVRAPGKINLFMRVGAVQRDGYHDVATAYQAVSLYEDVRAWPDDAFSVSFGGSVDTSGLPTDRSNLAIKAAKLLARTAGVPGGVHLEIDKHVPIAGGMGGGSADAAATLVACDALWGTALSKEELHALAAKLGADVPFALSGGTAIGTGRGDRLSPALATGSFHWVLAVAEFGLSTPAVYNELDRQRESRLAIVADDAQPVVDTAVLQALRAGDPRRLAAALHNDLQAAALSLAPGLGGILELGEAHGALAGLVSGSGPTVAFLVDDTDSALELQVALSAARLHAVHVHGPVHGARIISG; encoded by the coding sequence ATGACGATCGCGGCGACCGACGAGGCAGTGCACGTTCGGGCGCCCGGCAAGATCAACCTCTTCATGCGTGTGGGCGCGGTTCAGCGCGACGGCTACCACGACGTGGCCACCGCGTACCAGGCCGTGTCGCTCTACGAAGACGTGCGGGCCTGGCCCGACGACGCGTTCAGCGTCTCGTTCGGCGGCAGCGTCGACACCTCGGGTCTGCCGACCGACCGTTCCAACCTCGCCATCAAGGCCGCGAAGCTCCTCGCGCGCACGGCCGGCGTGCCCGGCGGCGTGCACCTCGAGATCGACAAGCACGTGCCGATCGCGGGCGGCATGGGCGGCGGTTCGGCGGATGCCGCGGCCACCCTCGTCGCGTGCGACGCGCTGTGGGGCACGGCGCTCTCGAAAGAGGAGCTGCACGCCCTCGCGGCCAAGCTCGGCGCCGACGTGCCGTTCGCCCTCTCGGGCGGCACGGCGATCGGCACCGGCCGCGGCGACCGGCTGAGCCCCGCACTCGCGACCGGTTCGTTCCACTGGGTGCTCGCGGTCGCCGAGTTCGGCCTGTCGACACCGGCGGTCTACAACGAGCTCGATCGTCAGCGCGAGTCCCGGCTCGCCATCGTGGCCGACGACGCGCAACCCGTCGTCGACACGGCGGTGCTGCAGGCCCTGCGCGCCGGCGACCCGCGGCGGCTCGCCGCGGCGCTGCACAACGACCTGCAGGCCGCTGCGCTGAGCCTCGCGCCGGGGCTCGGCGGCATCCTCGAACTCGGCGAGGCGCACGGCGCGCTCGCCGGGCTCGTCTCGGGGTCTGGGCCGACCGTCGCCTTCCTCGTCGACGACACCGACTCCGCCCTCGAACTGCAGGTCGCCCTCTCCGCGGCCCGCCTGCACGCGGTGCACGTGCACGGGCCGGTGCACGGGGCCCGCATCATCTCGGGCTGA